The following coding sequences are from one Bacteroidales bacterium window:
- a CDS encoding cob(I)yrinic acid a,c-diamide adenosyltransferase, with protein MKVYTKTGDKGKTALIGGKRVKKDHPRIEAYGTVDELMAHVALLMDLLNNKNDQEFLSWILERLMTISSILAAEGDIIKKIPELKPENVVLIEKKIDEMEAALEPLHSFILPGGHPVISQCHIVRTVCRRTERVIVALESEYSVPDPVNEYINRLSDYFFVLSRKIAKELNIMPKNWTPIVD; from the coding sequence ATGAAAGTATATACAAAAACCGGAGATAAGGGAAAAACCGCATTGATCGGGGGTAAAAGAGTAAAAAAGGATCATCCGAGAATAGAAGCTTACGGAACGGTTGATGAATTGATGGCCCATGTTGCGTTGTTGATGGATCTGCTGAATAATAAAAATGACCAGGAGTTTTTATCATGGATACTGGAACGGCTAATGACTATATCTTCTATTTTAGCTGCAGAAGGTGACATCATAAAAAAAATTCCGGAACTGAAGCCTGAAAATGTTGTCCTGATAGAGAAAAAAATTGATGAAATGGAGGCAGCTTTAGAACCACTTCATAGTTTCATCCTTCCGGGAGGACATCCTGTTATATCTCAATGCCATATTGTGCGTACAGTATGTCGCCGTACCGAACGCGTTATTGTAGCACTAGAATCTGAATATTCAGTCCCTGATCCTGTAAATGAATATATTAACAGATTATCGGATTATTTTTTCGTTCTATCCCGAAAAATCGCAAAAGAATTGAACATTATGCCAAAAAACTGGACTCCTATTGTCGATTAG
- a CDS encoding hemolysin family protein, translating into MEIFIILGLILLNGIFSMTEMAMVSARKVKLEVQAEKGSKKAKDVLKIMEHPDNFLSTIQIWITVIGILTGIFSGESIQAGLNDFFQRFDTLKPISGVLSTTVIVIIVTYFTLVLGELVPKRIGLTQAEGIAKNMAPVMNVLSKIMFPFIWLLSVSTKLLVKLLRIKKRDTLVTEEEIRAMIEESAEQGGIEVAEQEMIERVFHLDDRNISSLMTHRKNIFWLNTNYDQISDVMDYVREHPFSVYPVCEDELDHVIGFVRNRDLFSLSEKKTLKDLCRIALFVPESNSAYSVMELFKKTGIHVCFVVDEYGSLQGMVTLNDMFEAIVGDMHDIESTSGQQEIIARDENSYWVDAQIHFYDFLDYFGYDNIPTRFDTLAGFILNELEHIPKLGEKLEWKAFTFEIADMDGQRIDKVLVTLNPVVPEDD; encoded by the coding sequence ATGGAAATATTTATCATTCTTGGACTGATATTGTTGAACGGTATTTTCTCCATGACAGAAATGGCCATGGTATCTGCCCGGAAAGTAAAGCTGGAGGTACAGGCAGAGAAAGGTAGCAAAAAAGCAAAAGATGTTCTGAAAATTATGGAACATCCGGACAATTTTCTATCCACAATACAGATATGGATTACTGTAATTGGTATCCTTACGGGTATTTTCTCAGGAGAAAGTATACAGGCCGGATTAAATGACTTCTTCCAGCGTTTCGATACACTTAAACCCATAAGCGGGGTTTTATCGACTACGGTCATTGTGATCATTGTCACATATTTTACACTGGTACTGGGAGAACTGGTTCCCAAGCGTATCGGATTAACACAGGCTGAAGGCATTGCAAAAAATATGGCACCGGTCATGAATGTACTCAGCAAAATTATGTTCCCGTTCATCTGGCTACTATCTGTTTCAACAAAATTACTGGTCAAATTATTACGGATAAAAAAACGGGACACATTGGTTACGGAAGAGGAAATCAGGGCCATGATAGAAGAAAGCGCCGAACAGGGTGGAATAGAAGTTGCCGAACAGGAAATGATCGAGCGGGTATTCCATCTGGACGACCGGAATATCAGTTCTCTAATGACACACCGAAAGAATATCTTCTGGTTGAATACCAATTACGACCAAATTTCAGATGTCATGGATTATGTCCGGGAGCACCCTTTTTCGGTATATCCGGTATGTGAAGATGAATTGGATCATGTCATCGGATTTGTACGGAACCGTGATCTATTTTCCTTATCCGAGAAAAAAACACTAAAAGATCTTTGCCGTATTGCATTATTTGTACCTGAAAGCAATTCAGCCTATTCAGTGATGGAATTGTTCAAGAAAACAGGTATACACGTTTGTTTTGTAGTGGATGAATACGGGTCGTTACAGGGAATGGTAACACTCAATGATATGTTTGAGGCCATTGTCGGTGACATGCATGATATAGAAAGTACATCCGGGCAACAGGAAATTATAGCCCGGGACGAAAATTCGTACTGGGTGGATGCCCAAATACATTTTTATGATTTTCTGGATTATTTTGGTTATGATAATATTCCAACAAGGTTTGATACCCTTGCCGGATTTATCCTCAATGAGTTGGAACACATCCCTAAACTTGGTGAAAAATTGGAATGGAAGGCGTTTACCTTTGAAATTGCAGATATGGACGGCCAACGTATAGATAAAGTGCTGGTTACGCTTAATCCGGTGGTACCTGAAGACGATTAA
- a CDS encoding DUF4924 family protein has protein sequence MIIAQQKRKENIIEYILYMWHIEDLIRANDFDMDKIRKHVISRFEQPSEVIRQMEDWYQKLIGQMENEEIRKGGHLSDLVELTHQLNDFHLNLINDLNEPQYNQAYHLAQPYIAELKKKSNPGTTEIEVCLNALYMLMMMRINKTVPSDETTAAVSTFSNMLSLLNLKYRQRK, from the coding sequence ATGATCATTGCGCAGCAAAAAAGAAAAGAAAATATTATCGAATACATATTATATATGTGGCACATCGAAGATCTGATACGTGCCAATGATTTCGATATGGATAAAATCAGGAAACATGTAATTTCACGATTCGAACAACCTTCCGAAGTCATTCGTCAGATGGAGGATTGGTATCAGAAACTGATCGGACAGATGGAAAATGAAGAGATACGGAAGGGCGGACATCTCTCTGATCTGGTGGAGCTAACGCATCAATTGAATGATTTCCACCTGAACCTGATCAACGATCTGAATGAACCGCAATATAATCAGGCATATCATCTGGCGCAACCTTACATCGCCGAACTGAAAAAAAAGTCCAATCCCGGCACAACAGAAATTGAAGTCTGCCTGAATGCCTTGTACATGTTGATGATGATGCGTATAAATAAAACAGTGCCATCCGATGAAACAACAGCAGCAGTCAGCACTTTTAGTAACATGTTATCCCTATTGAACCTTAAATATAGGCAACGAAAATGA
- a CDS encoding RNA-binding S4 domain-containing protein, with protein MATEIQTVRIDKFLWSVRLFKTRNLAAEACEKHRVLLNNMEVKPSRNVKTGDLLMIKKPPVVHTYEIVKLVDKRQSASLVKDYIIETTAQEELDKADIAKMTAFVQRDRGAGRPTKKERRTIDKLTSI; from the coding sequence ATGGCTACAGAAATACAAACAGTACGTATCGATAAATTTCTATGGTCGGTCAGGCTATTCAAAACAAGAAACCTAGCTGCGGAAGCATGCGAAAAACACCGCGTATTACTTAATAATATGGAAGTAAAACCTTCCCGGAATGTTAAAACAGGAGATCTTTTGATGATCAAAAAACCACCGGTAGTACATACCTATGAAATAGTCAAACTGGTAGACAAACGGCAATCAGCATCACTGGTGAAAGATTACATTATAGAAACTACCGCTCAAGAAGAACTCGACAAGGCCGATATAGCAAAAATGACGGCTTTTGTTCAACGGGATCGTGGTGCCGGACGTCCAACAAAAAAAGAACGCCGTACCATTGATAAATTAACGTCCATATGA